In the Phaeobacter gallaeciensis genome, one interval contains:
- a CDS encoding tetratricopeptide repeat-containing sulfotransferase family protein, which yields MLSQASPSRIKNLPEALAENRGHGTPVSQSEVTAAVTLFREGRISDALSTAQALAKRSPDLVPLLDLQGACLKAQGDLSGALDFFKRSLEAGGNPAIGHFNIGAILLQLNYLDLATEHLSKAVVLDPKNPAASRALAMSLNEQGHYAEAVHIISALIENNPVTDELLNVLGLSLRRLNRLTEAKACYNSVTPTSPAGGEAQYQLGLIALSENKNDTAKQHFQNALDLNPRLTPVHRNMSLVITYDKDHPHLRDMQQLLNEGDLQPSAESELRFALYKALNDTRQYDAAFEHLEQGNSLKKQTIRYSIEKDEGIFAYLKHTFAEPAPVATSELGFRPIFIVGLPRSGTTVTERILCGCEGVTGAGELQYSTTAMSKLMQQMATKKQTKFTQADAQALRDAVGQAMQGHANGAPVVIDKMPLNFRWVGGLLAAFPEARIVYTTRMPRDQLWSLYQVCMAGSGNGFSYDLSDIAQYQALTRDLMQHWMRLFPDQIHQLDYHALTKDPEEHIRPLVDFCGLEWSDDCLHPENRESAIQTASLQQARQPIYHRSTPDWLPHEARLASAFEQLNQLGL from the coding sequence ATGCTCTCCCAAGCCAGCCCTTCCCGCATCAAAAACCTCCCCGAGGCTTTGGCGGAGAATCGAGGGCATGGAACCCCCGTGAGCCAATCGGAAGTCACTGCGGCTGTTACTCTTTTCCGAGAAGGCAGAATCTCAGACGCCCTGTCCACAGCACAAGCTCTGGCGAAACGCTCCCCCGACTTGGTCCCATTGCTGGACTTGCAGGGCGCGTGCCTGAAGGCCCAAGGCGACCTGTCAGGCGCTCTGGATTTCTTCAAACGCAGCCTGGAGGCTGGAGGCAATCCCGCCATCGGGCATTTCAATATCGGCGCTATACTTCTTCAACTCAATTACCTCGATCTCGCAACCGAACACCTGAGCAAGGCCGTCGTCCTAGATCCGAAAAACCCGGCGGCGAGCAGAGCACTGGCCATGTCCCTGAACGAACAAGGCCACTATGCGGAAGCCGTGCATATCATCTCAGCTCTTATCGAGAACAATCCGGTTACCGATGAATTACTCAACGTACTGGGCCTATCACTACGCCGCCTTAACCGTCTGACAGAGGCGAAGGCCTGCTATAATTCGGTGACCCCGACCTCACCAGCTGGTGGAGAAGCCCAATATCAGCTTGGCCTCATTGCATTATCCGAAAACAAAAATGACACCGCAAAGCAGCATTTCCAGAACGCTCTGGACCTAAATCCCCGGCTGACGCCCGTGCACCGCAACATGTCCCTGGTGATCACCTATGACAAGGATCATCCCCACCTGAGAGACATGCAACAACTCCTCAACGAGGGCGACCTGCAGCCCAGCGCAGAAAGCGAACTGCGTTTTGCGCTCTACAAAGCTCTGAATGATACCAGGCAGTACGACGCCGCATTTGAGCATCTGGAACAGGGCAACAGCCTCAAGAAGCAAACGATCAGATATTCGATCGAGAAGGACGAAGGCATATTTGCGTACCTGAAGCATACCTTTGCTGAACCGGCACCGGTTGCCACATCTGAGCTCGGCTTTCGGCCAATTTTCATCGTCGGGCTGCCGCGCTCAGGCACAACGGTAACGGAACGCATCCTATGCGGCTGCGAAGGTGTGACAGGCGCTGGCGAATTGCAGTATTCCACAACTGCCATGTCCAAGCTGATGCAGCAGATGGCAACAAAGAAGCAAACGAAATTCACACAAGCCGACGCACAGGCCCTGCGAGACGCAGTTGGGCAGGCCATGCAGGGTCACGCCAATGGCGCACCTGTTGTAATCGACAAGATGCCGCTCAACTTTCGTTGGGTCGGCGGCCTTCTGGCAGCTTTCCCCGAGGCGCGGATCGTCTACACCACGCGCATGCCCCGCGATCAGCTCTGGTCTCTTTATCAGGTTTGCATGGCGGGTAGTGGCAATGGGTTCAGCTATGATCTCAGCGACATTGCCCAATATCAGGCTCTAACGCGGGACCTGATGCAACACTGGATGCGGCTGTTTCCGGACCAGATCCATCAACTGGACTATCACGCGCTCACGAAAGATCCCGAAGAGCACATCCGGCCATTGGTGGATTTCTGCGGGCTGGAATGGTCCGATGACTGCCTGCATCCAGAAAACCGTGAGAGCGCCATTCAAACGGCATCGTTGCAGCAGGCGCGACAGCCGATCTATCATCGCTCGACCCCGGACTGGCTGCCCCACGAGGCACGTCTCGCGTCAGCATTCGAGCAGTTGAACCAATTGGGGCTGTAG
- the hmgA gene encoding homogentisate 1,2-dioxygenase: MNRPTNPHEMIQAPSLAGPHEGYMPGFGNDYETEALPGALPQGMNSPQKCNYGLYGEQLSGTAFTAERVERTWCYRIRPSVKHSHRYEKIDLPYWKSAPCVDPDVTSLGQYRWDPVAHSGEPLTWLTGMRTMTTAGDVNTQVGMASHVYLVTESMKDSYFFSADSELLVVPQEGRLRFCTELGIIDLEPKEIAILPRGLLYRVEVLEGPARGFVCENYGQKFELPGRGPIGANCMANPRDFKAPVAAYEDREVPSTVTIKWCGQFHETKIGHSPLDVVAWHGNYAPVKYDLRTYCPVGAILFDHPDPSIFTVLTAPSGQPGTANIDFVLFRERWMVAENTFRPPWYHKNIMSELMGNIYGQYDAKPQGFIPGGMSLHNMMLPHGPDKNAFEGASNSNLGPEKLENTMSFMFETRFPQHLTEFAAKEAPLQDDYIDCWSDIEKKFDGTPGLK; encoded by the coding sequence ATGAATCGACCCACAAATCCCCATGAGATGATCCAGGCCCCTTCGCTTGCTGGCCCGCACGAGGGCTATATGCCCGGCTTTGGCAACGACTATGAAACCGAGGCTCTGCCCGGCGCCCTGCCCCAGGGCATGAACAGCCCGCAGAAATGCAATTACGGCCTTTATGGTGAGCAGCTGAGCGGCACCGCTTTCACCGCCGAGCGCGTCGAGCGCACCTGGTGCTACCGCATCCGCCCTTCGGTGAAGCACTCGCACCGCTATGAAAAAATCGACCTGCCCTATTGGAAATCCGCGCCCTGTGTCGATCCCGATGTGACCTCGCTCGGTCAGTATCGCTGGGATCCAGTGGCCCACAGCGGCGAGCCGCTGACCTGGCTGACCGGCATGCGCACCATGACCACCGCAGGCGATGTGAATACGCAGGTCGGCATGGCCAGCCATGTCTATCTGGTCACAGAATCGATGAAAGACAGCTATTTCTTCTCGGCCGACAGTGAGCTCTTGGTCGTCCCGCAAGAGGGCCGTCTGCGCTTCTGCACCGAACTGGGCATCATCGATCTGGAGCCGAAGGAAATCGCCATCCTGCCGCGCGGCCTGCTGTATCGGGTCGAGGTTCTGGAAGGCCCCGCACGCGGTTTTGTATGCGAAAACTACGGTCAGAAGTTCGAACTGCCGGGCCGTGGCCCGATCGGCGCCAACTGCATGGCCAACCCGCGCGACTTCAAGGCACCCGTGGCCGCCTATGAGGACCGCGAGGTGCCCTCGACCGTGACCATCAAATGGTGCGGCCAGTTCCACGAGACCAAGATCGGCCATTCGCCGCTGGACGTGGTCGCCTGGCACGGCAACTATGCGCCAGTGAAATACGACCTGCGCACCTATTGCCCGGTCGGCGCCATCCTGTTCGATCACCCGGATCCCTCGATCTTCACCGTGCTCACCGCGCCCTCGGGCCAGCCGGGCACCGCCAATATCGATTTCGTGCTGTTCCGCGAACGCTGGATGGTGGCCGAGAACACCTTCCGCCCGCCGTGGTATCACAAGAACATCATGTCCGAGCTGATGGGCAACATCTACGGCCAGTATGATGCCAAGCCGCAGGGTTTCATCCCCGGCGGTATGAGCCTCCATAACATGATGCTGCCGCATGGGCCGGACAAGAATGCCTTTGAGGGCGCGTCGAACTCGAACCTCGGCCCGGAGAAGCTGGAGAACACCATGTCATTCATGTTCGAAACCCGCTTCCCGCAGCACCTGACCGAATTCGCCGCCAAGGAGGCGCCGCTGCAGGACGATTACATCGACTGCTGGTCCGACATCGAAAAGAAATTCGACGGCACGCCGGGCCTGAAGTAA
- a CDS encoding phosphotransferase family protein, translated as MPDEMMNRLPAFHQKPSVAEVEQRAMALWPGIAADAGLPPDGAAFSMMQVNSSRRDSRAVLGIRTADERRFVLRADFAEGNLAALRAHHDRHRAAAQALREVLGVNVPELVWLDPERPIALFEFAPGETAYRELSFADHGLGNREVLLRRIGGAVAQLHAAGAVEQRRFWPKPHLARVQGRAAKVRAGDLQIRRSNRFLGLCAMLHRFAREARGLPYQAALQHGDLHFRNILITEDLVSFIDFSNARFSLPHSDIANLWLANLPDHLATGGGAQGKAVGFGSVACSDWAAFEQGYGQAVTQDPVFRFLFLHRLYRSWLRLPAPGADLQARDSTLLSGVEMVFDWFQKNDRG; from the coding sequence ATGCCCGATGAAATGATGAACCGGCTGCCTGCCTTCCACCAGAAGCCATCCGTGGCAGAGGTGGAGCAGCGTGCGATGGCCCTTTGGCCGGGGATTGCCGCAGACGCGGGCCTGCCGCCGGATGGGGCCGCTTTCAGCATGATGCAGGTGAATTCGTCCCGGCGGGACAGCCGCGCGGTTCTGGGGATCCGGACGGCTGACGAACGGCGTTTCGTGCTGCGGGCGGATTTTGCTGAGGGCAATCTGGCGGCCTTGCGCGCCCACCACGACCGCCATCGTGCGGCGGCGCAGGCGCTCCGGGAGGTTCTGGGCGTCAATGTGCCGGAGCTGGTCTGGCTGGATCCGGAGCGTCCCATCGCGCTTTTTGAGTTTGCGCCCGGGGAAACCGCCTATCGCGAGTTGTCCTTTGCGGACCACGGTCTGGGCAATAGGGAGGTTCTGCTGCGCCGGATTGGCGGTGCCGTGGCGCAGTTGCATGCGGCCGGAGCGGTGGAGCAGCGCCGGTTTTGGCCAAAACCGCATCTGGCGCGGGTGCAGGGCCGGGCCGCCAAGGTGCGGGCGGGCGATTTGCAGATCCGCAGGTCAAATAGGTTTTTAGGCCTCTGTGCGATGCTGCACCGCTTCGCGCGGGAGGCGCGAGGGCTGCCCTATCAGGCGGCGCTGCAGCATGGGGATCTGCATTTTAGGAACATCCTGATCACCGAGGATCTGGTCTCATTCATCGATTTTTCCAACGCCCGGTTTTCCCTGCCGCATTCGGATATTGCCAATCTCTGGTTGGCGAACTTGCCCGACCATCTGGCCACAGGGGGCGGCGCGCAGGGGAAGGCGGTTGGATTTGGCAGCGTCGCGTGCAGCGACTGGGCCGCCTTTGAGCAAGGCTACGGGCAGGCCGTGACGCAAGATCCGGTTTTCCGGTTCCTGTTTCTGCATCGCCTCTACCGCTCATGGCTGCGCCTGCCCGCGCCGGGCGCAGATCTGCAGGCGCGGGACAGCACCCTTCTGAGCGGGGTGGAGATGGTTTTTGACTGGTTTCAGAAAAACGATCGTGGCTGA
- a CDS encoding MarR family winged helix-turn-helix transcriptional regulator yields the protein MTEKDDFALQDFLPFLLNRAAEESSLAFQSYYKNRYGMLRNEWRVLFHLGTYGTMTAKEIGQRAKIHKTKISRAVAKLTERRFITRNRDTADRRSEHLKLTPAGEAAYRDLRGQAASYDKQLAARFSPEEEQTLRRMLRQLAGIEE from the coding sequence ATGACCGAAAAAGATGATTTCGCTTTGCAGGATTTCCTGCCGTTCCTTCTGAACCGTGCGGCCGAGGAAAGCTCGCTTGCCTTTCAGTCCTATTACAAGAACCGTTATGGGATGCTGCGCAACGAATGGCGGGTACTGTTCCACCTTGGCACCTATGGCACCATGACGGCCAAGGAGATCGGTCAGCGCGCCAAGATCCACAAGACCAAGATCAGCCGCGCGGTGGCCAAGCTAACTGAGCGCCGCTTCATCACCCGCAACAGGGATACGGCGGACCGGCGGTCAGAGCACCTGAAGCTGACCCCGGCGGGGGAGGCGGCTTATCGCGACCTGCGCGGGCAGGCGGCAAGCTATGACAAGCAGTTGGCGGCCCGGTTCAGCCCAGAAGAGGAACAGACCCTGCGGCGCATGTTGCGTCAACTGGCTGGAATCGAGGAATAG
- a CDS encoding division plane positioning ATPase MipZ → MAHIIVVGNEKGGAGKSTVSMHVATALARLGHKVAALDLDLRQRSLGRYLENRKAFMTQAGLELPIVDLHELPDIDPDSLQPGENIYDHRLSAAVSSLEPDNDFILIDCPGSHTRLSQVAHSLADTLITPLNDSFVDFDLLAHTDDKGDKITGPSVYSEMVWNARQLRAQAGLKPIDWIVIRNRVGTQRMVNKEKMERAINMLSKRIGFRVAPGFSERVIFRELFPRGLTLLDLKDVGVKQLNISNIAARQELRDMMKELNLPGVEINI, encoded by the coding sequence ATGGCGCATATCATTGTCGTCGGCAACGAAAAGGGCGGTGCGGGGAAATCCACCGTCTCCATGCATGTGGCAACCGCTCTGGCACGGCTGGGGCACAAGGTGGCGGCGCTGGATCTGGATCTGCGGCAACGCTCGCTTGGTCGGTATCTGGAGAACCGCAAGGCCTTCATGACACAGGCCGGGCTGGAATTGCCCATAGTGGATCTGCACGAATTGCCGGACATTGACCCCGACAGCCTGCAACCGGGCGAAAATATCTATGATCACCGCCTGTCCGCTGCAGTCTCCAGCCTTGAGCCGGACAATGATTTCATTCTGATCGACTGTCCCGGCTCGCACACCCGGCTGAGCCAGGTGGCGCATTCGCTGGCCGATACGCTGATCACGCCGCTGAACGACAGTTTCGTCGATTTCGACCTGCTGGCCCATACCGATGACAAGGGCGACAAGATCACCGGCCCGTCGGTCTATTCGGAAATGGTCTGGAATGCGCGCCAGTTGCGGGCGCAGGCCGGGCTGAAACCCATCGACTGGATTGTGATCCGCAATCGCGTCGGCACCCAGCGCATGGTCAATAAGGAAAAGATGGAGCGCGCCATCAACATGCTGTCCAAACGGATCGGCTTTCGCGTTGCGCCGGGCTTTTCCGAGCGGGTGATTTTCCGCGAGCTCTTCCCGCGCGGCCTGACCTTGCTGGATCTCAAGGACGTGGGCGTCAAACAGCTGAACATCTCCAACATCGCCGCCCGGCAAGAGCTACGGGACATGATGAAAGAGCTGAACCTGCCCGGTGTCGAGATCAATATCTGA
- the trmD gene encoding tRNA (guanosine(37)-N1)-methyltransferase TrmD, translated as MSNPTKSHGRKAIRPTLKPRELMTPTPDLAGVWKVKIMTLFPTAFPGVLGESLTGKALQEGLWQMETIDLRQFGVGKHRNVDDTPAGGGAGMVLRPDVLGEAIDHAMDGVQGNWPLIYLSPRGRRMDQKMMQNLARCDGMTLLCGRFEGVDERVLEHYGIQEVSLGDFVMTGGEIAAQALIDATVRLIPGVLGNQASTEEESFSSGLLEHPQYTRPAEWKGREIPEVLMSGHHGKIAEWRHQMSEEITKARRPDLWDAYCETKQD; from the coding sequence ATGAGCAACCCGACAAAATCCCATGGCCGCAAGGCGATCCGCCCAACGCTGAAACCGCGTGAACTGATGACACCGACTCCGGATTTGGCCGGGGTGTGGAAGGTCAAGATCATGACCCTGTTTCCCACCGCCTTTCCCGGTGTGCTGGGCGAAAGCCTGACCGGCAAGGCCCTGCAGGAAGGGCTGTGGCAGATGGAGACCATCGACCTGCGCCAGTTCGGCGTCGGCAAGCATCGCAACGTGGATGATACCCCCGCAGGCGGCGGCGCCGGGATGGTGCTGCGCCCCGATGTGCTGGGCGAGGCGATCGACCATGCCATGGATGGGGTGCAGGGCAACTGGCCGCTGATCTACCTGTCGCCGCGCGGGCGGCGCATGGATCAGAAGATGATGCAGAACCTCGCGCGTTGCGACGGCATGACCCTGCTGTGCGGGCGGTTCGAAGGCGTCGATGAACGCGTGCTGGAACACTATGGCATTCAGGAGGTCAGCCTCGGCGATTTCGTGATGACCGGCGGCGAAATCGCGGCGCAGGCCCTGATCGACGCCACCGTGCGACTGATCCCCGGCGTCCTGGGCAACCAAGCCTCAACCGAGGAGGAAAGCTTTTCCTCCGGGCTGCTGGAACATCCGCAATACACCCGCCCCGCCGAATGGAAGGGTCGCGAGATCCCCGAGGTCCTGATGTCCGGCCACCACGGCAAGATCGCCGAGTGGCGTCACCAGATGAGCGAAGAGATCACCAAGGCGCGCCGCCCGGACCTGTGGGACGCCTATTGCGAGACCAAGCAGGACTGA
- a CDS encoding adenylate/guanylate cyclase domain-containing protein, with translation MDQTDSRAPALISWLTEQGLRSHEREGFLQAFCEQMVALGMPLWRFHLAQRAFHPQFGGIGFSWTRTGGMSQERYEHRQAPRDAWLQSPLFHLLAEDLEEFRSDLNDQHVIRFPMLGDLRAQGVTDYFAFGLRFSDEKVPLDPSRPSEGVLISLSSDHPDGFSERDLSLLRSIAPHLGLALKSMSNQQMAKDLLQVYLGRDAGRRVLSGEIQRGSSDRINAVICLFDLKGFTSLAEQVPGPEVIDMLNDYFGIAVTVIQSHGGNILKFMGDGMLTMFNLGSLSKDAKAALDAASELRQKIRLRNIERAEAGLPAPGFTLALHAGDILYGNIGSENRLDFTVIGPIVNQTARISGLHHSVGQSVILSQEVQRAGAEAGHDLVSLGRYMLRSVAEPIELFTIYETLNQPR, from the coding sequence GTGGATCAGACAGACAGCCGAGCCCCCGCCCTGATCTCCTGGCTGACCGAGCAAGGGCTGCGCAGCCATGAGCGCGAAGGTTTCCTGCAGGCGTTTTGCGAGCAGATGGTCGCCCTCGGCATGCCCCTGTGGCGGTTTCATCTGGCGCAACGCGCCTTTCACCCGCAGTTCGGCGGGATCGGGTTCAGCTGGACCCGCACTGGTGGGATGTCTCAGGAACGCTACGAGCACCGGCAGGCGCCGCGCGATGCCTGGCTGCAAAGCCCGCTGTTCCATCTTCTGGCTGAGGATCTGGAGGAATTCCGCTCGGATCTGAATGATCAGCATGTCATCCGTTTCCCAATGCTGGGGGATCTGCGGGCGCAGGGCGTGACCGACTATTTCGCCTTTGGCCTGCGTTTTTCCGACGAAAAGGTCCCGCTGGATCCCAGCCGGCCGTCCGAAGGGGTGTTGATTTCCCTGAGCAGCGATCACCCGGACGGTTTCAGCGAACGCGATTTGTCCTTGCTGCGCAGTATCGCGCCGCATCTGGGTCTGGCGCTGAAGTCGATGTCAAACCAGCAGATGGCCAAGGATCTGTTGCAGGTCTATCTGGGGCGCGATGCCGGGCGGCGAGTGCTGTCTGGCGAAATCCAGCGCGGGTCGTCGGACCGGATCAACGCGGTCATCTGCCTGTTCGATCTCAAAGGCTTTACCAGCCTCGCCGAGCAGGTGCCGGGCCCCGAGGTGATCGACATGCTGAACGATTATTTCGGCATTGCCGTGACCGTGATCCAGTCCCACGGGGGCAATATCCTGAAGTTCATGGGCGATGGGATGCTGACGATGTTCAACCTCGGCTCGCTCAGCAAGGACGCCAAGGCGGCTTTGGATGCGGCGAGTGAGCTGCGTCAGAAGATCCGCCTGCGCAATATCGAGCGGGCCGAGGCAGGACTGCCTGCGCCGGGGTTCACCCTGGCGCTGCACGCCGGGGACATTCTTTATGGCAATATCGGTTCGGAAAACCGGCTGGATTTCACCGTGATCGGGCCGATCGTCAACCAGACGGCGCGGATTTCCGGCTTGCACCACTCGGTCGGGCAAAGCGTGATCCTGTCACAGGAGGTGCAGCGCGCCGGGGCAGAGGCGGGGCACGATCTGGTGTCTCTCGGCCGCTACATGCTGCGCAGCGTGGCCGAGCCGATCGAGTTGTTCACCATCTACGAGACGCTGAATCAGCCTCGGTAA
- the fahA gene encoding fumarylacetoacetase, giving the protein MPLLKSWVASANSADTPFPLNNLPYGVFSVGDEDPRCGVAIGDMILDMQAAEEAGLVDLTDYALFEVPFWNDLMEEGPAVWTALRNRLTALLSEGAAEQAKVEPLLVPQAEAQMHMPFMVSEYTDFYAGKHHAMNVGTMFRGPENALPPNWLHIPIGYNGRASSVVVSGTDVRRPWGQLKGPNDDAPRWAPCARFDIELEMGAIVGVPSEGPITVQEADDNIFGYVLLNDWSARDIQAWEYQPLGPFQAKATATTVSPWIVTKAALEPFRCDTPAREVELLDHLKDCGPMLYDIDLEVTMAPEGKDASTIVRTNYKEMYYSAAQQLAHHTTSGCPMNAGDLLGSGTISGETKESRGSLLELSWGGKEPVTLETGEERSFIVDGDTLTLKGAAKGDGYTIGFGECAGKILPALDDPYKR; this is encoded by the coding sequence ATGCCCCTTTTGAAATCCTGGGTCGCCTCGGCCAATTCCGCCGACACGCCCTTTCCGCTGAACAACCTGCCCTACGGCGTCTTCTCCGTCGGTGACGAAGACCCGCGCTGCGGCGTCGCCATCGGCGACATGATCCTTGATATGCAGGCCGCCGAAGAGGCTGGCCTCGTCGACCTGACCGATTACGCCCTGTTCGAGGTCCCCTTCTGGAACGACCTGATGGAAGAAGGTCCGGCCGTCTGGACCGCCCTGCGCAACCGTCTGACCGCGCTCCTGTCCGAAGGCGCCGCCGAGCAGGCCAAAGTCGAACCGCTGTTGGTGCCGCAGGCCGAGGCGCAGATGCATATGCCCTTCATGGTCAGCGAATACACCGACTTTTACGCCGGCAAACATCACGCCATGAACGTCGGCACCATGTTCCGCGGCCCGGAAAACGCGCTGCCGCCGAACTGGCTGCACATCCCGATCGGCTATAATGGCCGCGCCTCCTCGGTCGTGGTGTCCGGCACCGATGTGCGCCGCCCCTGGGGCCAGCTGAAAGGCCCGAATGACGACGCCCCCCGCTGGGCGCCCTGCGCGCGTTTCGACATCGAGCTGGAAATGGGTGCCATCGTCGGCGTCCCCTCCGAAGGTCCGATCACGGTGCAGGAAGCGGACGACAATATCTTTGGCTACGTGCTGCTGAACGACTGGTCGGCGCGCGATATCCAGGCCTGGGAATACCAGCCGCTTGGCCCGTTTCAGGCCAAGGCAACCGCCACCACCGTCAGCCCCTGGATCGTGACCAAGGCGGCGCTGGAGCCTTTCCGCTGCGACACGCCCGCGCGCGAAGTTGAGCTCCTCGATCACCTCAAGGACTGCGGACCGATGCTCTATGACATCGATCTGGAGGTGACCATGGCGCCAGAGGGCAAGGACGCCAGCACCATCGTGCGCACCAACTACAAGGAAATGTACTATTCCGCCGCGCAGCAGCTGGCCCATCACACCACCTCGGGCTGCCCGATGAACGCGGGTGACCTGCTAGGTTCCGGCACCATCTCGGGCGAGACCAAGGAAAGCCGCGGCTCGCTTCTGGAACTCAGCTGGGGCGGCAAGGAGCCGGTCACGCTGGAAACCGGCGAGGAACGCTCCTTTATCGTCGATGGCGACACGCTGACGCTGAAAGGCGCGGCCAAGGGGGATGGCTACACCATCGGGTTCGGCGAATGTGCGGGCAAGATCCTGCCCGCGCTGGACGATCCCTATAAGCGCTAG
- the rpmE gene encoding 50S ribosomal protein L31, with amino-acid sequence MKADTHPDYHFIDVKMTDGTIIKMRSTWGKEGDQLSLDIDPSVHPAWTGGSTRLMDAGGRVSKFKKKYEGLGF; translated from the coding sequence ATGAAAGCCGACACCCATCCCGACTACCACTTCATCGACGTCAAAATGACCGATGGCACCATCATCAAGATGCGTTCCACCTGGGGCAAAGAAGGCGACCAGCTGTCGCTGGACATCGACCCCTCCGTGCACCCCGCATGGACCGGCGGTTCGACCCGCCTGATGGACGCCGGTGGCCGCGTGTCCAAGTTCAAAAAGAAATACGAAGGTCTGGGCTTCTAA
- a CDS encoding MBL fold metallo-hydrolase has translation MAKAFASQGDMTEKKISFTEVGEGLYAFTAEGDPNSGVIIGDDSVMIVEAQATPRLANKVIECVRSVTDKPITHVALTHYHAVRVLGASAFGAQQIIMGDAARAMVVERGQEDWDSEFQRFPRLFEGHESIPGLTYPTTTFSEDMTVYLGNRRVDLMHLGRAHTAGDIVIHVPDQNVMFTGDIVEYHSACYCGDGHFSDWGDTLDAIKSFDVDAIAPGRGDALVGKEMVNAAIENTRDFVESTYRPAARVAARNGTLKEAWDAVREECDPKFKDYAIYEHCLPFNVARAYDEARGIDTPRIWTAQRDLEMWDALQG, from the coding sequence ATGGCAAAGGCATTCGCGTCGCAAGGCGACATGACGGAAAAGAAGATCAGCTTCACCGAAGTGGGCGAGGGCCTTTATGCCTTCACCGCCGAGGGCGATCCAAACTCGGGCGTGATCATCGGCGATGACTCGGTGATGATCGTCGAGGCGCAGGCCACCCCGCGTCTGGCGAACAAGGTGATCGAATGCGTGCGTTCAGTGACGGACAAGCCGATCACCCATGTCGCGCTGACCCACTATCACGCGGTGCGGGTTCTGGGCGCCTCCGCCTTTGGTGCGCAGCAGATCATCATGGGCGATGCTGCCCGCGCCATGGTCGTTGAACGCGGACAGGAAGACTGGGACAGCGAATTCCAGCGATTCCCGCGCCTATTCGAAGGTCACGAAAGCATCCCGGGCCTGACCTATCCCACCACCACATTCTCGGAAGACATGACCGTCTATCTGGGCAACCGCCGCGTCGACCTGATGCACCTGGGCCGCGCCCATACCGCAGGCGACATCGTGATCCACGTGCCGGATCAGAACGTCATGTTCACTGGCGATATCGTGGAATACCACTCAGCCTGCTATTGCGGCGACGGTCACTTCAGCGACTGGGGTGATACGCTGGATGCGATCAAATCCTTTGACGTCGACGCCATCGCGCCGGGTCGCGGGGATGCGCTGGTCGGCAAGGAAATGGTCAACGCGGCCATCGAGAACACCCGCGACTTCGTCGAAAGCACCTATCGCCCCGCCGCCCGCGTGGCTGCCCGCAACGGCACCCTGAAAGAGGCCTGGGACGCGGTGCGCGAAGAGTGCGATCCCAAGTTCAAAGACTACGCGATCTACGAACACTGCCTGCCCTTCAACGTTGCCCGCGCCTATGACGAGGCCCGCGGTATCGACACCCCCCGCATCTGGACCGCCCAGCGCGATCTGGAAATGTGGGACGCCCTGCAGGGGTGA
- the rplS gene encoding 50S ribosomal protein L19, which translates to MDLIAQLEAEQVAALGKEIPDFKAGDTIRVGYKVTEGSRSRVQNYEGVCISRKNGSGIAGSFTVRKISFGEGVERVFPLHSTNIDSITVVRRGRVRRSKLYYLRSRRGKSARIAEDANYKAKA; encoded by the coding sequence ATGGACCTGATCGCACAGCTGGAGGCGGAACAAGTTGCCGCCCTGGGGAAAGAGATCCCCGATTTCAAAGCCGGTGACACCATCCGCGTCGGCTACAAAGTGACCGAAGGCTCGCGTAGCCGTGTTCAGAACTATGAAGGCGTCTGCATCAGCCGTAAGAACGGTTCTGGCATCGCCGGTTCCTTCACCGTCCGCAAGATTTCGTTTGGCGAAGGCGTGGAGCGTGTGTTCCCGCTGCATTCGACCAACATCGACAGCATCACCGTCGTACGCCGTGGCCGCGTGCGTCGTTCCAAGCTGTACTACCTGCGTTCGCGTCGCGGCAAATCCGCCCGTATCGCTGAAGACGCAAACTACAAAGCTAAAGCGTAA
- a CDS encoding VOC family protein → MIALDHIQIAIPKDGEAKARAFWCEGLGLAEIEKPEALKVRGGLWLSLAGSELHLGVEEGFTPARKAHPGFAVDDIDTIAARITATGQSPRWDDTIESRRRFFAEDPFGNRLEFLQKD, encoded by the coding sequence GTGATCGCCCTCGATCATATCCAGATTGCCATCCCCAAGGATGGAGAGGCCAAGGCCCGCGCCTTTTGGTGTGAGGGCCTTGGTCTGGCCGAGATCGAAAAGCCGGAGGCGCTGAAAGTGCGCGGCGGCCTGTGGCTGTCTCTGGCCGGATCCGAACTGCATCTGGGCGTGGAAGAGGGGTTCACCCCTGCGCGCAAAGCTCATCCGGGCTTTGCCGTAGACGACATAGACACCATTGCTGCGCGGATCACGGCCACCGGCCAATCACCGCGCTGGGATGACACCATAGAAAGCCGACGCCGGTTCTTCGCCGAAGATCCATTCGGCAACCGGCTTGAGTTTCTGCAAAAGGACTAA